One genomic region from Nymphaea colorata isolate Beijing-Zhang1983 chromosome 10, ASM883128v2, whole genome shotgun sequence encodes:
- the LOC116262395 gene encoding probable serine/threonine-protein kinase PBL1: MGCFTVLKNRRKKSDRPIDAKPREDIENPIPRSSERSLQSAPPSFRNRTKFEVIGHTHSERMRVLSAPSSLIVYEQEEGKLQKRAVGEKRAKPHPLPLPSPQGSSGLKHMSSFNSNCSSDPVSVSGPLPLPPLGGLRFFSFDEIVAACNNFSPDRCVADGLSTTTYRASFGDESCGSKALEATVVCLHLFKQGYKEFMSEINKIASLQHPQLCRLIGFHAREGSDQWMLVFERLFHGSLDRLLYGRPDGPPIDWSTRVKVALCAAQGLAFLHEEGPFQAMFNDFRSTNVQIDKDYSAKLSGFGASISDAEADFSSSTASANISPETLERGLVTPKSNVWSFGILLLELLTGWQNMDTHYPKAERDLAKWAKAYLSDECRLSLIIDPKLKGRYPVKAAKILADTARKCLERDPSDRPTMRAVVESLMFVQDIKYTSRFPLQEPISSSQPLGVPTALGYRQANLMTRSPSLNGIPLPPVGSRSSPSPPCRVKPLVSPPRPISLPPRSCASTVSVEEISIHEARKSISPARRSAGVAGF, translated from the exons ATGGGTTGTTTCACGGTattgaaaaacagaaggaagaaATCCGATCGTCCCATCGACGCCAAGCCCCGTGAAGACATTGAGAATCCAATTCCACGGTCTAGCGAGAGATCCCTCCAATCGGCACCTCCGAGCTTTCGAAATAGAACCAAGTTTGAAGTGATTGGCCATACGCACAGTGAGAGGATGCGCGTTCTCTCTGCACCTTCGAGTTTGATTGTCTACGAACAGGAAGAGGGCAAGCTTCAGAAAAGGGCAGTAGGCGAAAAAAGGGCGAAGCCTCACCCGCTTCCTCTCCCCTCGCCGCAGGGTAGCTCTGGTCTTAAGCATATGAGCAGCTTTAATTCAAACTGTAGCAGCGATCCTGTTTCTGTATCTGGACCGCTACCATTGCCTCCTTTGGGCGGGCTTCGTTTCTTCTCGTTTGATGAAATAGTGGCTGCGTGCAACAATTTTTCTCCCGATAGATGTGTGGCTGACGGGCTGTCTACAACCACTTATAGGGCTTCATTTGGTGACGAATCATGTGGTTCGAAGGCTTTGGAGGCAACAGTTGTCTGCCTTCATCTTTTCAAGCAG GGTTATAAGGAATTCATGAGCGAGATTAACAAGATTGCATCTTTGCAACATCCTCAACTTTGTAGACTGATTGGATTCCATGCACGTGAGGGCTCTGATCAGTGGATGCTGGTTTTTGAGAGACTTTTCCATGGGAGCTTGGATCGGCTGCTTTATGGCCGACCTGATGGGCCTCCAATTGATTGGAGCACAAGGGTGAAGGTTGCCCTTTGTGCCGCTCAAGGGCTTGCATTTTTGCATGAGGAAGGGCCTTTTCAG GCGATGTTCAATGACTTCAGATCTACAAACGTTCAGATTGATAAAGATTATAGTGCAAAGCTCTCTGGTTTTGGTGCCAGCATTTCTGATGCAGAAgctgatttttcttcttccacg GCATCAGCAAACATTTCGCCAGAGACCCTGGAGCGAGGATTGGTGACCCCAAAGAGTAATGTCTGGAGTTTTGGGATCCTGCTGCTTGAGTTGCTAACAGGTTGGCAAAACATGGATACCCATTATCCAAAAGCAGAGCGGGATCTTGCAAAGTGGGCAAAGGCATACCTTTCCGATGAATGCCGATTATCACTGATTATTGATCCTAAACTAAAAGGCCGTTACCCAGTGAAGGCTGCGAAGATCCTAGCCGATACTGCCAGAAAATGCCTGGAAAGAGACCCTTCAGATCGACCTACAATGCGAGCGGTAGTGGAATCTCTAATGTTTGTACAGGATATAAAATATACTTCTCGATTCCCATTGCAAGAGCCGATCTCCTCTTCTCAACCTTTAGGTGTTCCAACTGCACTCGGTTACCGTCAGGCAAATCTGATGACAAGATCCCCCAGCCTCAACGGTATTCCTCTGCCACCTGTTGGTTCCAGATCATCACCATCACCACCTTGTCGAGTGAAGCCACTGGTTTCTCCACCACGACCAATTTCACTTCCACCTCGATCTTGTGCCTCTACAGTGTCTGTTGAAGAAATCTCAATTCATGAAGCCCGCAAATCTATTTCTCCAGCAAGAAGGAGTGCTGGAGTTGCTGGTTTTTAG
- the LOC116262394 gene encoding endoglucanase 6-like isoform X1, whose amino-acid sequence MIMNPQPASLLFTLLLCLSQFARPTFAGRHNYAEALSKSILFFEGQRSGYLPRNQRVSWRSNSALHDGKLQGIDLVGGYYDAGDNVKFGLPMAFTVTMLSWSVMEYRRQMAAHGELRHAMEAIKWGTDYFIKAHPQPYVLYGEVGDGDTDHYCWQRPEDMTSSRFAYRIDANHPGSDLAGETAAAMAAASLVFRHSDPHYANELLIHAKQLFEFADTYRGKYDNSITVARKYYQSVSGYADELLWAAAWLYRATKRSYYLDYLANNGDAHGGTTWSMTQFGWDVKYAGVQVLVSKFLMEGASPKHVEVFRRYQGNAEKFMCSCLGKSGGGGRNVRRTPGGLLYLQHWNNLQFVTSASFLLSIYSDLLSSSRSSLRCSSGAVAHPAELLLFAKSQVDYILGDNPRGTSYMVGYGMNYPRHVHHRASSIVSIKVDPTFVSCRGGYSTWFSKKSGNPNLLVGAVVGGPDAYDNFIDDRSNYQQTEPATYNNAPLLGVLARLSGGINGAPTYQHLLPGPVPISVTQVVTKSWIAKGRAYHRYWAFIHNRTRRPAKNIRLSIGKLYGPIWGLTKVGSVYRLKTRSQTLRPGQVVHIAYIQAAGPAIIKVSSYQPA is encoded by the exons ATGATCATGAATCCTCAACCGGCCTCCCTCCTCTTTACTCTCCTTCTCTGCCTCTCTCAGTTTGCAAGGCCGACCTTCGCCGGGCGCCATAACTACGCAGAGGCATTAAGCAAGAGCATCCTCTTCTTCGAGGGCCAAAGGTCAGGCTATCTCCCCCGCAACCAGAGAGTCTCATGGAGATCCAACTCTGCCCTCCATGACGGAAAGCTACAAGGG ATAGACTTGGTGGGAGGGTATTATGATGCAGGAGACAATGTGAAGTTTGGACTGCCCATGGCGTTCACGGTGACGATGCTGTCATGGAGTGTAATGGAATACCGGCGGCAGATGGCTGCGCACGGCGAGCTCCGCCACGCCATGGAGGCCATAAAATGGGGGACCGACTACTTCATCAAGGCCCACCCTCAACCCTACGTCCTGTATGGCGAG GTGGGTGATGGAGATACAGACCACTACTGTTGGCAGAGACCAGAAGATATGACGAGCTCCCGGTTTGCCTACCGGATTGATGCGAACCATCCGGGTTCCGACCTCGCCGGAGAAACAGCGGCTGCCATGGCCGCCGCCTCTTTGGTTTTCCGTCATTCAGATCCTCACTATGCCAATGAGCTCCTGATTCATGCCAAACAG CTATTTGAATTCGCGGACACATATAGAGGGAAGTACGATAACAGCATCACGGTGGCACGGAAATACTATCAGTCGGTCAGCGGATATGCG GATGAGCTGCTGTGGGCTGCAGCGTGGCTGTACCGAGCAACTAAGAGGTCTTATTACCTGGACTACCTGGCAAACAATGGGGACGCTCATGGGGGAACCACTTGGTCCATGACCCAGTTCGGCTGGGACGTCAAGTACGCCGGCGTCCAAGTCCTCGTTTCCAAG TTTCTGATGGAGGGAGCATCGCCGAAGCATGTTGAGGTATTCCGGAGGTACCAGGGAAACGCCGAGAAGTTCATGTGCTCGTGCTTGGGGAAGAGCGGCGGCGGGGGCCGCAACGTGAGAAGGACGCCCGGCGGCCTTCTCTACCTGCAGCACTGGAACAACCTCCAGTTTGTCACCTCcgcctccttcctcctttccatTTACTCCGACCTCCTCTCCTCCTCCCGCAGCAGCCTCAGGTGCTCCTCCGGCGCCGTTGCGCACCCGGCGGAGCTTCTCCTTTTCGCCAAGTCTCAG GTGGATTACATCCTTGGTGACAACCCAAGAGGAACGAGCTACATGGTTGGCTACGGGATGAACTATCCTCGACATGTCCATCACAGAGCGTCTTCCATAGTCTCCATTAAAGTGGATCCTACCTTCGTTAGTTGCAGAGGCGGATACAGCACATGGTTCAGCAAGAAATCTGGCAATCCCAACTTGCTGGTTGGGGCAGTGGTGGGTGGCCCTGATGCGTATGACAATTTTATTGATGACAGAAGCAACTACCAGCAGACTGAACCTGCAACATATAACAATGCTCCACTTTTGGGGGTGCTTGCTAGGCTAAGTGGTGGGATCAATGGAGCACCTACGTACCAGCATCTTCTTCCAG GTCCAGTTCCTATATCAGTGACCCAAGTCGTCACCAAGTCCTGGATTGCCAAGGGAAGAGCCTATCACCGTTATTGGGCATTCATCCACAACCGAACCCGGAGACCGGCGAAGAACATTCGATTATCCATTGGAAAACTTTATGGTCCAATATGGGGATTGACAAAGGTTGGTAGTGTTTACAGACTCAAGACAAGGTCTCAGACACTGAGACCGGGCCAAGTCGTGCACATAGCCTATATCCAAGCAGCTGGTCCAGCTATTATAAAGGTTTCAAGTTATCAACCCGCGTAA
- the LOC116262394 gene encoding endoglucanase 6-like isoform X2: protein MIMNPQPASLLFTLLLCLSQFARPTFAGRHNYAEALSKSILFFEGQRSGYLPRNQRVSWRSNSALHDGKLQGIDLVGGYYDAGDNVKFGLPMAFTVTMLSWSVMEYRRQMAAHGELRHAMEAIKWGTDYFIKAHPQPYVLYGEVGDGDTDHYCWQRPEDMTSSRFAYRIDANHPGSDLAGETAAAMAAASLVFRHSDPHYANELLIHAKQLFEFADTYRGKYDNSITVARKYYQSVSGYADELLWAAAWLYRATKRSYYLDYLANNGDAHGGTTWSMTQFGWDVKYAGVQVLVSKKLTFFSLGGGSICCHVQFLMEGASPKHVEVFRRYQGNAEKFMCSCLGKSGGGGRNVRRTPGGLLYLQHWNNLQFVTSASFLLSIYSDLLSSSRSSLRCSSGAVAHPAELLLFAKSQVDYILGDNPRGTSYMVGYGMNYPRHVHHRASSIVSIKVDPTFVSCRGGYSTWFSKKSGNPNLLVGAVVGGPDAYDNFIDDRSNYQQTEPATYNNAPLLGVLARLSGGINGAPTYQHLLPGPVPISVTQVVTKSWIAKGRAYHRYWAFIHNRTRRPAKNIRLSIGKLYGPIWGLTKVGSVYRLKTRSQTLRPGQVVHIAYIQAAGPAIIKVSSYQPA, encoded by the exons ATGATCATGAATCCTCAACCGGCCTCCCTCCTCTTTACTCTCCTTCTCTGCCTCTCTCAGTTTGCAAGGCCGACCTTCGCCGGGCGCCATAACTACGCAGAGGCATTAAGCAAGAGCATCCTCTTCTTCGAGGGCCAAAGGTCAGGCTATCTCCCCCGCAACCAGAGAGTCTCATGGAGATCCAACTCTGCCCTCCATGACGGAAAGCTACAAGGG ATAGACTTGGTGGGAGGGTATTATGATGCAGGAGACAATGTGAAGTTTGGACTGCCCATGGCGTTCACGGTGACGATGCTGTCATGGAGTGTAATGGAATACCGGCGGCAGATGGCTGCGCACGGCGAGCTCCGCCACGCCATGGAGGCCATAAAATGGGGGACCGACTACTTCATCAAGGCCCACCCTCAACCCTACGTCCTGTATGGCGAG GTGGGTGATGGAGATACAGACCACTACTGTTGGCAGAGACCAGAAGATATGACGAGCTCCCGGTTTGCCTACCGGATTGATGCGAACCATCCGGGTTCCGACCTCGCCGGAGAAACAGCGGCTGCCATGGCCGCCGCCTCTTTGGTTTTCCGTCATTCAGATCCTCACTATGCCAATGAGCTCCTGATTCATGCCAAACAG CTATTTGAATTCGCGGACACATATAGAGGGAAGTACGATAACAGCATCACGGTGGCACGGAAATACTATCAGTCGGTCAGCGGATATGCG GATGAGCTGCTGTGGGCTGCAGCGTGGCTGTACCGAGCAACTAAGAGGTCTTATTACCTGGACTACCTGGCAAACAATGGGGACGCTCATGGGGGAACCACTTGGTCCATGACCCAGTTCGGCTGGGACGTCAAGTACGCCGGCGTCCAAGTCCTCGTTTCCAAG aaattgacatttttttcgtTGGGTGGTGGTTCTATCTGCTGCCATGTGCAGTTTCTGATGGAGGGAGCATCGCCGAAGCATGTTGAGGTATTCCGGAGGTACCAGGGAAACGCCGAGAAGTTCATGTGCTCGTGCTTGGGGAAGAGCGGCGGCGGGGGCCGCAACGTGAGAAGGACGCCCGGCGGCCTTCTCTACCTGCAGCACTGGAACAACCTCCAGTTTGTCACCTCcgcctccttcctcctttccatTTACTCCGACCTCCTCTCCTCCTCCCGCAGCAGCCTCAGGTGCTCCTCCGGCGCCGTTGCGCACCCGGCGGAGCTTCTCCTTTTCGCCAAGTCTCAG GTGGATTACATCCTTGGTGACAACCCAAGAGGAACGAGCTACATGGTTGGCTACGGGATGAACTATCCTCGACATGTCCATCACAGAGCGTCTTCCATAGTCTCCATTAAAGTGGATCCTACCTTCGTTAGTTGCAGAGGCGGATACAGCACATGGTTCAGCAAGAAATCTGGCAATCCCAACTTGCTGGTTGGGGCAGTGGTGGGTGGCCCTGATGCGTATGACAATTTTATTGATGACAGAAGCAACTACCAGCAGACTGAACCTGCAACATATAACAATGCTCCACTTTTGGGGGTGCTTGCTAGGCTAAGTGGTGGGATCAATGGAGCACCTACGTACCAGCATCTTCTTCCAG GTCCAGTTCCTATATCAGTGACCCAAGTCGTCACCAAGTCCTGGATTGCCAAGGGAAGAGCCTATCACCGTTATTGGGCATTCATCCACAACCGAACCCGGAGACCGGCGAAGAACATTCGATTATCCATTGGAAAACTTTATGGTCCAATATGGGGATTGACAAAGGTTGGTAGTGTTTACAGACTCAAGACAAGGTCTCAGACACTGAGACCGGGCCAAGTCGTGCACATAGCCTATATCCAAGCAGCTGGTCCAGCTATTATAAAGGTTTCAAGTTATCAACCCGCGTAA
- the LOC116263110 gene encoding tryptophan N-monooxygenase CYP79A68 — translation MNISSSIFLPLRWPTTANLAGAASAARLTDAFLRPTIPTTLFLILASFLFFLIESRRKQSSKLGHVSLPPGPSPWPIVGNLPELWMNRPAYRWILGMMKEMDTKIACIRLGNVHVIPVTCPEIGREFLKKNDAVFASRPLTMGTEYSSRGFLSIAVAPWGDQWKKMRKVVASEVINPARLRWMQSKRIEEADNLVYYLYNQCPGGATRPAPAVIDVRMAVRQYSGNVIRKMMFGKRYFGQGREDGGPGKEEVEHVDALFNVLSLLYAFCVSDYMPCLRRLDLDGHERMMKKAIEIVNKYHEPVIDERIKKWRGDNNGTKEVNDLLDVLVSVKDVDGKPLLNSEEIKAQASDLIYAAVDNPSNAIEWAMAEMLNRPEILEKATEELDRVVGKDRWVQESDFPHLNYVKSIAREAFRLHPIAPFNLPHVSSDDATVAGYFIPKGSHVLLSRLGLGRNPDVWPNPLRFDPDRHLSAEVDLAEPDLRFISFSTGRRGCMGVALGTSMTVMLLARMLQGFDWSLPAGVSAVELRESATDLGLFAPLMAAARPRLQPHLYRQSA, via the exons ATGAACATCTCCTCTTCCATCTTCCTCCCTCTACGCTGGCCGACCACAGCCAACCTGGCCGGCGCCGCCTCCGCCGCCCGCTTAACCGATGCCTTCCTCCGCCCAACCATTCCCACCACCCTCTTCCTCATCCTcgcctccttcctcttcttcctcatcgaGTCCCGCCGAAAACAGTCCTCCAAGTTAGGCCACGTCTCCCTCCCTCCCGGCCCTTCTCCCTGGCCTATTGTGGGCAACCTGCCCGAGTTGTGGATGAACAGACCGGCGTATCGGTGGATACTCGGCATGATGAAGGAGATGGACACCAAGATTGCATGCATTCGCCTCGGCAACGTCCACGTGATCCCCGTGACGTGCCCCGAGATCGGACGCGAGTTCCTCAAGAAGAACGACGCCGTCTTCGCTTCAAGGCCGCTCACGATGGGCACCGAGTACTCCAGCCGGGGGTTTCTGTCCATCGCCGTCGCCCCCTGGGGCGACCAGTGGAAGAAGATGCGGAAGGTGGTCGCCTCCGAGGTGATAAACCCCGCCAGGCTTCGATGGATGCAGAGCAAGCGCATCGAGGAGGCCGATAACCTCGTCTATTACCTCTACAACCAGTGCCCTGGTGGTGCAACTCGACCTGCCCCCGCTGTTATCGACGTCCGGATGGCCGTCCGTCAGTACAGCGGCAACGTCATCAGGAAGATGATGTTTGGTAAGAGGTACTTTGGCCAAGGGAGGGAAGACGGCGGCCCTGGCAAGGAGGAAGTAGAGCACGTAGATGCACTGTTCAATGTGTTGTCGTTGCTCTATGCGTTCTGCGTTTCCGACTACATGCCATGCTTGAGACGGCTCGATCTGGATGGGCATGAGAGAATGATGAAGAAGGCAATCGAGATTGTTAACAAGTACCATGAGCCCGTAATCGACGAGAGGATCAAGAAATGGAGAGGTGACAATAACGGTACCAAGGAAGTGAATGACCTGTTAGATGTGTTGGTTTCTGTGAAGGATGTAGACGGGAAGCCATTGTTGAACTCAGAGGAGATCAAGGCCCAAGCTTCG GATCTGATCTACGCTGCGGTGGACAACCCGTCAAACGCGATCGAGTGGGCGATGGCCGAGATGCTGAACCGACCCGAGATCCTGGAGAAGGCCACCGAGGAGTTGGATCGGGTCGTGGGCAAGGACCGGTGGGTCCAGGAGTCCGACTTCCCCCACCTGAACTACGTCAAGTCCATCGCCCGCGAGGCCTTCCGTCTCCACCCCATCGCCCCCTTCAACCTCCCCCACGTCTCCTCCGACGACGCCACCGTCGCCGGCTACTTCATCCCCAAGGGCTCCCACGTCCTGCTCAGCCGCCTTGGCCTCGGCCGCAACCCCGACGTCTGGCCCAACCCCCTCCGCTTTGACCCCGACAGGCACCTCTCCGCCGAGGTCGACCTCGCCGAGCCGGACCTCAGGTTCATCTCCTTCAGCACCGGCCGCCGCGGCTGCATGGGCGTCGCCCTCGGCACCTCCATGACCGTCATGCTGCTCGCCAGGATGCTGCAGGGCTTCGACTGGTCCTTGCCCGCCGGCGTCTCTGCCGTCGAGCTGCGCGAGTCGGCAACCGATCTCGGCCTCTTCGCGCCGCTTATGGCGGCAGCTCGGCCCCGCCTCCAGCCCCACCTCTATAGGCAGAGTGCATGA
- the LOC116262141 gene encoding B3 domain-containing transcription repressor VAL2-like — MESRACMNSRCGTTTTSRWRPGWPLRTGGVANLCDTCGVAYEQSIFCDMFHINETGWRDCNSCGKGLHCGCIASKSLVELLDGGGVECFKCTKSSNHSPAHQTGPLVFSSPLHTAVYLPSKSPSEERKNGMATSQLNDAGELISPVLDSKVDGSSMKRGEYRQSSRDAQGNIRSGKHEEQSYNISIERIKKEQGAVSLVGTGSFSHPTMSSGSSKLVNQKAHKDSVANGYEPSGNTYLNISLGAPNSGSAVEASNLQNNAKPPLASPSFAAEIRQQNRATSSFLQGQRSRHFLVKPANAGPSTASDSTKDAPPQIRVARPPGEGRGRNQLLPRYWPRITDQELQQISGDSNSKIVPLFEKVLSASDAGRIGRLVLPKACAEAYFPPISIPEGRPLTIQDAKGRDWVFQFRFWPNNNSRMYVLEGVTPCIQAMQLQAGDTVTFSRIDPEGKLVMGFRKANNSAHNAEPQISAKGNGVGAGDGYISGVIESLPSNGSKSKEELGLHSLGGQEKKRSRNLGSKSKRLHIDSADAMELKLTWEEAQDLLRPPPSIKPSIVMIEDHEFEEYEEPPVFGKRTIFTSSPSGGHDQWAQCDNCLKWRRLPIDALLPPRWTCAENSWDPKRCSCSAPDEMSSQALQDLLRLNRDLKKRKAIDSPKRMPQDVSALDALATIAVLGESCDTATPSTATTKHPRHRPGCSCIVCIQPPSGKGPKHKPTCTCNVCMTVRRRFKTLMMRRKKRQSEQEAEAARKKNAWTKEEGDVDDASKCSMQLDTAENDAKQANSPEASSHMIANEKEEMSNSLKVSGKEEVKGQIDLNCDPDREDDLLMGAGASRVSMTTLLQVASLPLETYLKQHGLSSLADDERASPSDLVLPGTGSEGKLGESQFAPPAQEQEAAAEDACPAVDQMKNGAT; from the exons ATGGAATCGAGGGCATGCATGAACTCGAGGTGTGGGACGACGACGACGAGCAGGTGGAGGCCTGGATGGCCGCTGAGGACCGGTGGTGTTGCTAATCTGTGTGATACTTGTGG GGTTGCATATGAACAATCCATTTTTTGTGACATGTTCCATATAAATGAAACTGGATGGAGAGACTGCAACTCATGTGGCAAG GGTCTTCACTGTGGATGTATTGCATCAAAATCCTTGGTTGAACTCCTTGATGGTGGAGGCGTAGAATGTTTCAAGTGCACAAAGAGTTCAAATCATTCTCCT GCTCATCAAACAGGTCCACTAGTGTTTTCATCTCCTCTTCATACAGCAGTGTATTTGCCTTCAAAAAGTCCtagtgaagaaagaaagaatgggaTGGCCACCTCACAACTGAATGATGCTGGTGAACTTATATCCCCTGTTTTGGATTCTAAAGTGGATGGTAGTTCCATGAAGAGAGGTGAATATAGGCAGTCGAGTAGAGATGCCCAAGGGAACATACGAAGTGGCAAGCATGAAGAACAAAGCTATAACATATCTATAGAGAGGATCAAGAAGGAGCAAGGTGCTGTTTCTCTTGTGGGAACTGGAAGTTTTAGTCATCCAACTATGTCAAGTGGATCTTCTAAATTAGTCAATCAGAAAGCTCATAAAGATTCCGTGGCAAATGGCTACGAACCATCAGGTAATACATACTTGAATATCAGCTTGGGAGCTCCTAATTCTGGCAGTGCAGTAGAAGCAAGTAATTTACAAAATAATGCAAAGCCTCCATTAGCTAGTCCTAGCTTTGCTGCAGAAATTAGGCAGCAGAATAGGGCAACCTCTTCATTTCTACAAGGGCAAAGGTCACGTCACTTTTTGGTAAAGCCTGCTAATGCAGGCCCCAGCACAGCTTCCGACTCAACAAAAGATGCACCTCCACAGATAAGGGTTGCACGACCCCCAGGTGAAGGGAGGGGTCGAAATCAGCTGCTACCCCGTTACTGGCCAAGGATTACAGATCAAGAGCTCCAACAGATATCTGGAGA ctcaaattcaaaaattgtCCCACTGTTTGAGAAGGTGTTGAGTGCCAGTGATGCTGGAAGAATTGGACGGTTGGTGCTCCCAAAAGCATGTGCTGAA GCTTATTTTCCTCCAATATCTATACCAGAAGGTCGTCCACTCACGATTCAGGATGCCAAGGGTAGAGATTGGGTTTTCCAATTTAGATTTTGGCCCAACAACAACAGCAGAATGTATGTCTTAGAAGGTGTGACCCCTTGCATACAGGCTATGCAGCTACAAGCTGGGGATACTG TAACTTTTAGCAGGATTGATCCAGAAGGGAAGCTGGTTATGGGATTCCGAAAGGCTAACAATTCTGCACATAATGCT GAGCCCCAAATTTCTGCAAAAGGAAATGGGGTGGGTGCTGGTGATGGATATATTTCTGGTGTTATTGAGAGCCTACCTTCC AATGGAAGCAAATCGAAAGAAGAACTTGGGTTGCATTCCCTGGGAGGtcaggagaagaaaagaagtcGTAATCTTGGTTCCAAAAGCAAGAGGTTGCACATTGATAGCGCAGATGCCATGGAGTTGAAACTTACATGGGAGGAGGCTCAGGATTTGCTTCGCCCTCCTCCAAGTATCAAACCAAGCATTGTCATGATTGAGGACCATGAGTTTGAAGAATATGAG GAGCCACCTGTGTTTGGAAAGAGGACTATTTTCACCTCCAGTCCATCTGG GGGACATGACCAATGGGCTCAATGTGATAATTGCTTAAAGTGGCGCAGGTTGCCTATAGATGCACTTCTTCCTCCAAGATGGACATGTGCAGAAAATTCGTGGGATCCCAAAAG ATGTTCATGCTCTGCACCTGATGAGATGAGCTCACAAGCACTTCAGGATCTTCTCAGGCTGAACAGAG ACCTTAAAAAGCGTAAGGCCATTGACAGTCCAAAACGGATGCCACAAGATGTTTCTGCCCTTGATGCACTGGCTACCATTGCTGTTCTGGGTGAGAGCTGTGATACCGCTACACCATCAACAGCCACCACCAAACATCCACGCCATCGTCCTGGTTGCTCATGCATCGTGTGCATCCAGCCACCCAGTGGCAAAGGTCCAAAGCACAAGCCCACATGTACCTGCAATGTCTGCATGACTGTGAGAAGGCGTTTCAAGACCCTCatgatgagaaggaaaaaacGCCAATCTGAGCAGGAAGCTGAGGCAGCTAGAAAGAAGAATGCCTGGACAAAGGAGGAAGGTGATGTTGATGATGCATCAAAATGCTCAATGCAACTTGATACAGCTGAGAATGACGCAAAACAGGCAAACTCACCAGAAGCCAGCAGCCACATGATtgcaaatgaaaaggaagagatGAGCAACAGCCTAAAAGTCTCAGGCAAAGAGGAGGTGAAGGGGCAAATAGATTTAAATTGTGATCCAGATCGAGAAGATGATCTGTTAATGGGAGCTGGTGCTTCTCGTGTTAGCATGACCACTCTTCTTCAGGTAGCAAGCTTGCCGCTTGAGACATATCTGAAGCAGCATGGCCTCTCTAGCTTGGCTGATGATGAACGAGCAAGCCCAAGCGACCTTGTGTTGCCTGGTACTGGAAGCGAAGGCAAGCTGGGTGAGAGTCAGTTTGCCCCTCCAGCTCAAGAACAGGAGGCTGCAGCAGAAGATGCCTGTCCCGCTgtggatcaaatgaaaaacGGTGCCACGTGA